ACCTTGCCCAGACTGTACCATTTTTCAGGCGCCATTTCCTTGTCCTCAAATTCAATGTCATATTCTGCCAAGAAATGAACCGACAATGGAGTGATCAGCATGTGGCTTTGGGGGAAGGGCTATGGAGGGGTTGGGTACAGTCTGGGTCCCTGAGTACCCAGGCCAACTGGCATCTCCAGATTCCCATGAGGAACCGTGAGTCCCCCCAAACCGTATCCCCCCAGGAAGGCTCCAGGAGGAGGGAGGACCCCAGGAGGGGCCAGGGCTGGCAGGAGTGATGGTGGGGTGGCACTGAGCTCAAGCCTCTTACTCTCAATGGGGGCATTGTGGTCTTCTGCAGGACTCCAGGACACGCGCACCTGGCTCTGCGTCAGCAGGTGCAGGTCGGACAGCACCAGCCGTGGCACCGGCCCAGGGCTCCCTGAGGGTGGGGAGGGTCGGTGCTTGAAAGGGCCCAGGGATGTGAGCCCCGGCCTTCTAGAGTGGAGGCTTCCACCCTAGGACTTACCCACCACCAAGAGCTGTGCCCTACTCTCCACCACATCCAGTTCGGTACTGGCCACGCAGCTGTAGTTGCCCTGGTCGCTGTAGTCCAGGCTGTGGATGACCAGGCGCCCATCCTCTATGAAGTACCTGTGGAGGAGCCGTGTCTGTCTTTCCTGCCATCTGGGCTCTtctcccctcccatccctccctcctgTCTCCTTCCCCCGCTCCTGTCAGAGCCTTCCCCATCAAAGCAAGGACGAGGCCAAGAGGTCTGGACTTCCAGCTTTTCCCACTCTGCCCCCTTTCACCGTCACTGTCCTCACTTGTCACTGTCCCCAAGCTCCTGGAGGTCTCGACCATCCCCACGCCAGGTGATGCTGGGCTGCAAGGAGGGGTCAAAGGAGGCCTGGCACGTGAAGGTCACCCTCGAACCTTTCTTCTCGATTGCGCTGCGGGGCCCCTGAGTGATCTGAGTTGCATCTGAGGGTAATGCGTGCGTGGGGAAGTCACTCTGTTGTCCTCCAGAGGCCCAGATCCTCCCTCCCAGAGGCACTGCCAGCCACGTGGCAAGGGTCGCCTGACCTTTAACCTTCAGGTTAGCCACGATGGTCACGTTGTTTTGGTCATTGGCAGCCAGGCAGAAGTAGCGTCCGGTGTCATTGGCCTGGAGGTCTCGAATGCCCAGGGTCCCATTGGCATAGGGGAAGAAGCGTTCGTCCTGAAGCACTGTTGTCCCATCCTCGTCCAGCCTGGAGGGAGCAGGGCGGGCCTGGCTCTGACTGGCTGGCCTGGGCTCCCTGCCCTCCCTGGCTCCCTGGCCACTGGGACACGACACTCACCACTACCAGGACAAGACACTCACCACTGAACACTGGGCACAGGCGCTCCGAAGGCCTTGCACAGAAGGTAAGCAGTGCTGCCCTGGACAGCCATGTACGTCTGATTGTCCGCAGTCAGGATCTTGGCTGGCAGCTCTAGGGGAGGAACAGTCTCAGGAGACAGGGCAGGACTTGGGGCCACAGCTGGGCCAGGAGCCAGGGACCCTCTGCACAGCTTCCTCGGGCCCCCAAGAGCCCTGCAAATCTTGCTTCCCTGCTCCCAGCTGAGGCCCCCGCCAGGCTGCGTCTCTCTCTGCCTTCAGACACTGCCCTCTGCCTCAGATGCGCCTCTGGTCGCAGCCACCCAACTTTTACGTTATTCCAGGCCTAACTGACAGTCACCTCTCCCCAAAAGCCTTCCTGGCCTAGTCCCCAGCCTTCCCTGAAGTTCCAGGAGAGGTGCCACCTGGGCTGGCCTTGGTCACATCCTGTCCGGGGTGAGCCTCCGCTCAGTCACAGTGATAAGACCTTTCCCCTCTTACATCTCCCTCGGCTATCATGAGGCTGAGTGAGATGGGGCGAAGGGTGTCAGCAAGGAGAAAGGTCGGTGCCAGCCTGGTAGGCCGAGGACGCATCAGCTGCCAGCTGAGCCACTCTGGTGGCCTGGCTCAGTGGGCTGCAGGGACAGACTGGGAGTTAGGAGGTAAGGAAGGGAGGGCACTCACGGACAACGTAGATGTAGGCATTGGCCAGCAAGAGCCCGTGCCGGTTGCGGGCCTCACATTGGGTCACCATTGTGTCACTGGGCTGCACGTTGCTCAGGATCAGGGCGCCACGCTGAATCCGGTACTTCTGGTCTTTGGCCAGCTCTGTGCATGCAGCAGGTGGGCCCATGGGCCGCAGCCCGGCATTGAGCTGCGTTGAGGCCCTTCCtcaccctcctcttcctctcccccacAGCCCCCAGGGCTCACCACACTCCCCACTCCTGCCTGAGGCCCTGCTCACCCTCCACAGGGATCCCGTTGATTCTCCAGGTGACCTCTGGTTGGGGCCTGCCCTGGACTTGGCAGTCCAGGCGGGCAGTCTCTCCTGGCCCATATAGATGGCTCTGGGGCTTGTGCAGCCAGTATGGGGCAgctgggaggaaggggagagacGCCCTGAGCCCGCAGCCAGCAGCTGGCTCTTGACCCGGCGCAGACCGTCCCCTCCCCCATGACAGTGGGCATCACAGGCCACTGTCCCAGGAGGTCCATACCCTCCACGGTGACATAGTACGCATGCCGGGCACTGCCCAGTGAGTTCTCGGCCAGGCAGCGGTACTCGCCATCATCCTCCTCGCCCACTTTCAGCAGCTGCAGGGTCTTGTTGTGGTTCTGGTAGGTGACACGGTCGGCTGGCATGGGGCCACTGGGGCGCAGCCATTTGATGGTGGGCGTGGGACTGCCCGGGAGGCAAAGGGAAGAGAGCAGAAGGGAGAAAGGACAAGGCCAATCACCCCAGCCCCCTATACCCCGTGGTGGTCTGAGCTCCCCGCTAGAGCTGCgccaccctgccctgccctgccctgggttCCCAGACTCACAAGCCCTCGGCGATGCACTCCAGGACCAATGGCTGCCCCTGCAAGGCCACCAGGTGGCTGCTGGAGTTGGTGGGGAAGAGCAGGCGCGGCTTCCTGTCAATCATGCTGTTGGCTGCCAGGAGAAAGTGGGTGGGTGGGCTGCCCACTCTTCCCTCCACCCCAGAATTGCAAGGCTGAGGGACTCGACACTCCAGCCAGCCCCCGGGGCCTCTGTGTCTTCCTCCATTAAGGAGAGTGTCCTGTCTCTGCTCTCGACGCCTGGGAAGGGGTCTGGGCAGGGTAGAGGTGGGAGCCAAGCTGTTCTTGAGGAAGCCTGGAGTTGTCAGATGGACCTATGGTGGGAAGGGCCATGCCTGAGGGTGAAAGGAGTCAGGGAGAGAGTGCAGAGCCTCTGAGACTCACTGGCCTTGACCCGGAGGTCAATGGGTTCCTTCTGAATGATGGTCCTGGTGCCTGGGAAGTGGGCGTGGCAGATGTAGTCTGAGTGGTTGTCGGAGGTGAGCACATTGGCAAAGTAGAGGTTGCCGTTCTGGCCCATCGTCACCCGCTCGTCCTGCTTGATGTGCAAGATCTCTGCAGCGGGCAAGGAGGCCGAAGTCATAACCCCGTCCAGGAAGACACCCCCACTAACACCCCGACCCCACGAGGCAGCCGCTCGCCGGCACCCACTGCTGTTCATCCAGTAGATCCGGAGAGGCTCTGCACTTGGGGGAGGGTTGCAAGGCAGAACCACTGActccccttcctccacctccaCGGGCTTCACTGTCTCCTTTGGCCACTTGGGGGCACCTAGAAGGGACAGACGGGCTGACACTCTCCTCCTGGTCCAGATGGTGCTAGGCAGGagaagggaggtgggggcaggggggggTGGCGGGCTACACCAGGGATGGACGAGGGGGCGAGAGGGTCAGGCCAGGAGAAACTTCACAGAAGAGGAGGCAGACACTCTGGATACCTTCTGGGCTCATAGCAGAgactagcacttagggaggccagggTGAGCAGGAGGCCAGGAGGCCAGGAAGGGTTAACCCTCCACGGTTCTCAGCTCTCCCTGCCCACCCTAGGAAAGGACGGgtggggggaggctgaggctgaggtgcagtgatGGGGGAGGGGAGCTGTGGAGGGATGCAGGAGTCACAGACCCTTCCATCATCCTGACACAGAAACCATGGCAACGGTTCCCAAGGTAactggaggggtggggaggggagaggagagcgCTCAGGAGGCAGAAAGCTCAGGGAGGATGGAATGCGAAGGGAAAACCCCAGGGAAAAGGCGACACAGATCAAGACAGAGCCGTGGAGCAAGAGAGACCAAGTCggaggtggaggggaggagaTGGAGAGCCAAGTGGAAAAGCCAGAGAAGAGGGGCCCTGCTAAGGAGTGCAGGTGTAGACAGAGATGACTGCAGTGACTCAGGCAGGTCTGCCCAGAATCAGTCACTGCCCCCACCAGCCTGCCCCCCCCTCCCTCCGCCACCTTCCTGCTCAGCCATGAGGCAGGCACCAGGAAAGCCTGAGGGAGTGAAAGGGCATGAGATGACCGGAAGCGCAATGGAGACAGAGACAAGGCAAAGGAGGAGACTGCACAAGAAACAAGATGGGCCAGGGGAGaagctggggtggggtggagggctgGCAGGACACCCAGGCCCCTCGCCACAAGACAACTGGCTGACAGCAGCTTCCAGCCCACAATCCCACACAAACTCCGGGACCTGCCCTCCCTGGTCCCTGCAGCGCCTCGCACCCTCGGCCATGAGCCGGATCTCATGGGACATGGCGGTGCCCAGCTTATTGCTGGCAAAGCAGCGGTAGATGCCCTGGAACCTCTGGGCAAAGTTGCTGTTGTTGCCCGTGATGGTGAAGGAGCCAGAGTGGGGCGACTGGTACACGGTCACACCCAGCTCTTCCTTGGGTTTGAAGTGGACGCCATCCCTCGTCCAGCGGAACCTGTGGGCGGAAAAAGGCCCAGAGGCCTGAGGCCCTGGAACCCAACGGGGGCTGGAACAGGCTGGAGGGACAGGTGCAAGCAGCCAGGGCCCCCAGTGGATGGACTGGGAGATGGCGAGGACTTGGGGTGATTAGCAAGGTTTGGGGCTTCTGGGCTTAGAAGTTAGGTGGTCCAGGGAGGCACAAGGCCAGGGTCAGTGGCAGACAACAGGGGCTGAGACGGCAGAGATCACTCACTGCACTTCGGGCTTGCCACTGGCCTCACACTTGAGGCTGATGTCATCTGTGGGGAAGACAACCAGGCGCCGTGGAGACTGTTCCGTGATGACAGGTGGCTCCATCACTGGAGACAGGGTGGAGAGAGCGGTGGTAAGGGTGCTGCCTGGCTGGTGTCATAGCCTCAGCACCTGTCCCATCGTGAGGGAAGCAGGGTCCAGAGCCCCTGGAGGCCCCATGGCCACAGGGGGACGAATGGAGGGGAAGAACAAAAGAGGCTTGTGGGAcatgaaaagagggagagagagaaagggacacATGCAAAAATGTAAAGAGAGGCAGGGACAGAGGGAACAGCCACGGAAGTTACAAAGAGATGCCTGAGAAAGACAAAAAGGGTACGACAGAAAGAAGCGGgggcaacaaaagccaagacACAGAAACCAAGAAGGACAAACCCCAGACAGGGGAGAAGGGACCAGAGAGAATGGCAGAGAGGAACAGTGAGGGTGACAGAGTAGCCAGGCTGGGGCAGAGACAGAACAAAGCCAGCCCCACACAGGTGAGAGAAGCACATGGTGCTCAGGGAGAGTCGAGCAGGGCCCCGGCACTCAGGAGGGCGGGGGTGCAGGCTCAGCCGAGGGCCTCCTTACCCTTCTCCTTGGCCTTCTGGGAAACACTCTCACCCCTCCCCAACTTACCATGGTGTCCTTCATCTGAGAAATCCAGGCAGGCAGCAAGGGAGGGAATGGAGAGAAATACTGACAGGCAGCCCCAGAGTGGGGCAGATGGCAGGGGACATAGTAAGCTCCTGCAGCACCCCCGTGGAGAGGGAATGGCAGGAGAGGAGGCCCTGGCAGTGGCAACAAGGGAGCACACGCTGGGCTGGAGCAGTGGCAGGTCAAGCCCAGGGAGATGGGACAGAGAGATGCCCAGGGAGAGGAGCTCCACTGGATAGACACACAGGGCATGTAGCCCAGAGGCAGCCAGGCCATGCCTCCAGCTCTagcagacagggagagagaaattCTTGCGTTTAACAAGGAGTGTCCTTGCAGCCCCCTGGCAGGGCCTGGCAGGGCCTGCAGAACTGACCCCACCCATTCAGGATGCCTTGGAAAGCACCGTCCCCTGCTCCAGCCTGCTTCCCTCCTAATCCAATTAGCACAGCTGAGTGTTTTCAATTACCAGGGCCCAGCCTTCAGAGCCCTACTGCCCCCTCCCCCTGAAAACTATCCCAAAGGCCCTGCTGCCTCTGAGTTTCCATAGCCTGCGGGGTTGGCGTCagccctcctcttctccctccttcctcccagaCAGCCACCAAGCTCTCTGGGGCAGAGGCCAGAGCTGCTGTCCCAGCCCCAGGACTCTGCAGAGCAGTGGCCAGGGCGGCCTcgaggaagggagaagagggagggagggagcagcagGCTGCCTCTGAAAGCTTTGTCTCTGCAGAAGACCTCAGTGTGAAGgtccagggagggaggagggggctccCTGGGGACACTGCAGAGGGCCCTGAGCTGGGGAGGGAGATGGTGACAGGGATGACAGGATGCAGAAAGCCAACTAGGTGGAGGAAGCAGGAAAAGAGACAAAgggggctggagtggctggggagGTAGAGATGGAAGACAGGTTCCAACAGGGAGGGCCGGCTGCCTGCCACTGCCCACTGTGTCATATCGGGGTCAAGAACAAGTGCTGGTCAGTGCCCAGGGCAGCCTTGGAGCTGCCATGGCCTTTTGGCCTAgttctctctccccactcccatctTTCTGTAGAGAATGCACGGCTTGCATTCCACTGTACAGTGTTATATTGTGTATCCACCTCTGTGTCCTCTGGGTCTAAAAGCCTCACTGGTGTGTGTTTCCACCTGTGTGGCCTCTCAGCGGCTCTGCTCCTTCATCCCTGCACCTGCCTTGTCTTCATGcacctgtgtgcatgtgtccatGTGCATCTGTACCAAGGGAGTCTGCATGGCCCTGGCCCTCCATGTATGTGTCTAAGGGGCCAGCCCCTTTACCTCCTCCAAGCCCTCACTGCCTCCCAAGGCCAGGTGCCTCCCCAGCCTCTCTCTCGCAGCCCCTGTCCCACTGCTGGCACAGACAGTCTTCCCAACCCCTATCCGCCAACTCATCTCTCAGTGACACTGGCCTCCTCCTTGTCCAGGCCCAGAGACAAAGGTGTCAAGGTGAGGCTGGGAAGGGACTGGAGCCTGGTAGCTCAAGAGACACAAATGCCCTCACACATGATACCCTGTGACATGCCCCTCACACGGCCTGACAGCTACTTACAGGAGAAAACGCCATCTCGGTAACACCCCCCACATGCAAGTGTGTACTTACGTTCAGccccactcacacatacacatgacCCAATGCAATCAAATGTCGTGGTCAAATACCTCCCGACCTCCACAAGCCTGGCCAGTAAGTAACAGAGTGACTCACACAGTTACCCATGTAAGGAAGTCAAAATCACATTCACGAATATCTACGCTCAGTCAATCACAAGAACACAGACATACACAGTGTATCCACGCTTAATCACAACCCTACGGCCACACTCCCCAACATCCACTCACCTGCTTGTGCCCCCAACAAATGTTACAATCATAGACACATGCTCCagcagccctgcccccacccccaccaaataACTACACACAAAAAAGGGTCCAGAAGGCTGCTGGGCTAGGACCAGGGTTTTTCAAGCCAACTTTTCCTGTCTCAGTTCAGAGACAGGGTGACCAAGGACCCAGGAGGGGAAAGAGAAATGGGGACAAGACTTGAACACAGGCCTTTGCACAAGCCAGCTGAGGGCTGGGGACGGCCCCATTCTCCTGCTGCCACACCCCTGTGGTGGGGGATGGAAGCGGAGGAGTCGGAGTGGGGCGGGCAGGGATGGGGCCGGCTAAGGAGAGCATGGAGGAGGCCCAAGACCTCGGGCCCTGCTCCAGGTTCGCTGTCCCTGGTGCTGAAATCGCCCCGGCGGCCGCGCCTGTCCCTGTCCATGGTTCTGACACTCCCCGCACCTTCTACCCTGCCCTTCTCTCCGGGGGTACCCAACGTCCTGGCTATCTCCTGCCCACCCTGTGCCCAGGAAAGGCCAGGGAGAGGAGTCAGGGTCCGGAACAGGGAGAAGGTGAGGAGGTAGAAGAAAAAGAGGGGCCCAACATAGCGGCGAAGGTAGGCGCCCAGGCTTCCTTCAGCTACTCACATTCCTCGGGGATCTGGAtaaggaggcaggggctgcagaggAGGAGAGGCCACACGTACCGCAGCGCCACGACCATCTTTCCCGGCGGCACCGCGCAGCACAGCCAGCCGGGCTCGGTTCAGGCTCCGGCCGGAGGGGAAGGGGGCTGGTGGGCGGCTTGGGGCGGGAGTTGGGAGTGGGGGCactgggagaggggagaagggaagggaagggtgggGGAAGAGAGACGACAGAACGGAAGGACGTTAGTGACTAACATCTGGGTAAGCCCGGGCTCTTGGCCCCGCCCTCAGCCCCGCCCCCAGCTGGCCGGCTtctccagccctcccctccccatccgcaACCCTCCCCATCCGCACCCCTCCCCACCTTGGAGGGAGAAATCTGGAAGAGATAGCCCTGGCTGGGCCTCTAGGTTGCCTTTTATTCCCTCTCTACTCTCTGTCTGCATCTTTCCTGCCAGCTGCCTTCCCAGCACCAACTTGTTGCCCCATCAGCTCCCCTGTGCATGGCACAAGCCGCTGTGTGCACACCATCCCCGTATGTGCCTGCATGTGCCTGTGAGCAGGTGTCCGTGGGCATGTGTGTGGTTGTGGATCTGCAAGCAGGGAGTGAGCTGTATGTGAGCTGGTATTTCTGTGGAGTGTCTTCTCTGGGAGGGGTTGCACTCATGAGTGggtgtgttagtgtgtgtgccTGAGGGAATCAACACACAAGTCTGCTAGCTACGTGTGTCTTCATGTATCTGTGGggatgaaaccctgtatctattatctctgtgtgcacacatatgtAGAGAAGAACTCTTCTTGCAGTCACATTGCTATAGCTTTCAGAGCCAACTGATGCCTGGGTGCTGTACAGCCCTAAAAAGCTAATGGGGGGATTGGAAAGTGGGAtagagaagggaggaaaggggcCCAAGATGGCAGCatttcacaaaatagtttcaggaaaatgaagaaagaatggggaaagggccaggcatggtggctcacgcctgtaatcccagtagtttgggaggctgaggtgggtggatctcttgaggtcgggagtttgagaccagcctggccaacatggcggaaccccatctctactaaaaatacaaaaagaaaaaaaattagccttagtggtgggcgcctgtaatgccagctacttgggaggctgaggcatgagaatcacttgagcctgagaggtggaggttgcagtgagccaagatcgtgccactgcaccccagcctgggtgatggagtgagactctgtctaaaaaaataaataaaaataaaaataaaaggccaggcacagtggctcatgcctgtaatcccagcactttgggaggccgaggtgggtggatcacctgaagtcaggagttcaaaaccagccaggccaacatggtgaaaccctgtctctagtaaaaatacaaaattagggctgggcgtggtggctcacgcctgtaatcccagcactttgggaggctgaggcaggcggatcatgaggtcaggagtttgagaccagcctggccaacatggtgaaatcctgtctctactaaaaatccaaaaaaaaaaaaaaaatagccaggcgtggtggctcatgcctataatcccagctactcaggaggctgaggcaggagaatcacttgaacccaggaggcagaggttgcggtgagcggagattgtgccattgcactccagcctgggcgacagagcaagacgctgtctcaaaaaaaaaaaaaaaaaaaagttagcccggtgtggtggtgcattcctgtaatcccagctacttgggaggctgaggcaggagaatctcttgaacccaggaggcggaagttgcagtgagccaagatcgcaccattgcactccagcctgggcaacaagagtgaaactccatctcaaaaaaaagagagaaagaatggggAAGGAAGCCTTCCCTTGAGAATTGGTgtgggagaagagaggaaggaggaaaacaACCCCCTGCTGCTCCTCAGCCCCCTGGGGGTCAAGAGAGGCCACTGAGGCCTCCTCCCTTCCAGATGCTCCAGGTTAGGGTCAGGACAGGGGTCAGGACAAGCTCTGGGACATTTTCCGTGACAGTGTTTCTAACACTTCTTGTGTGTCTCAAAGTCCCAATTTCTAGGTCTTTGTCTGAGTCTTCAGAGCTCAACTGCTGCATGTGTCCACCCCAAACCCAAGCCACACCGGCCATGTCCATATTCACCTACAAGTAAGGGGACCCAAAGACTAAGAGTCTGAAAGAGGGGGCTCCTCTGACAATGACAAGAAGAGGAAACAGACTCCCAAGTGGCCAGACCACTTCAATTCCAAACAGGAAGTGGTTAAAGTGCAGGCAAGGCAAGAAAGGGTGTTGTTAGGTGACAGAGCTTGGAGGCTGAAGTCCCAGACTAGACGCCTTCATTAAATCCATACTGTGCAtcctccctctgcccagccaggacCTTATCAAAGCAGGTACCGAGCCTCAGCAGGAACACCGAAAGGATGGTAGAGAAGTCAGCCATGCTGTGCTAAGGCTCTGGGCCTTGTCAGTTTTGTGTAACAGAGTGACCCAAGAAGAGCTGTGAATGCGGCAGATCCCGTGGGGACTCTGGGCAAGAGCTTGCTGCAGAGGGTGGTGGAGAAGCAGCAGGGTGGGTCAGCGTGCATGGCCTGGAGGCCAAGAGATGACTTGGAGGGTAAGAAGAGTGATTCCCAGCCTGCAAGAGCTGGACCTGGGCCCAGAAGGGAAGAGCAACAGTGGATCTGTTCCACC
The Gorilla gorilla gorilla isolate KB3781 chromosome X, NHGRI_mGorGor1-v2.1_pri, whole genome shotgun sequence genome window above contains:
- the L1CAM gene encoding neural cell adhesion molecule L1 isoform X2; amino-acid sequence: MVVALRYVWPLLLCSPCLLIQIPEEYEGHHVMEPPVITEQSPRRLVVFPTDDISLKCEASGKPEVQFRWTRDGVHFKPKEELGVTVYQSPHSGSFTITGNNSNFAQRFQGIYRCFASNKLGTAMSHEIRLMAEGAPKWPKETVKPVEVEEGESVVLPCNPPPSAEPLRIYWMNSKILHIKQDERVTMGQNGNLYFANVLTSDNHSDYICHAHFPGTRTIIQKEPIDLRVKATNSMIDRKPRLLFPTNSSSHLVALQGQPLVLECIAEGFPTPTIKWLRPSGPMPADRVTYQNHNKTLQLLKVGEEDDGEYRCLAENSLGSARHAYYVTVEAAPYWLHKPQSHLYGPGETARLDCQVQGRPQPEVTWRINGIPVEELAKDQKYRIQRGALILSNVQPSDTMVTQCEARNRHGLLLANAYIYVVQLPAKILTADNQTYMAVQGSTAYLLCKAFGAPVPSVQWLDEDGTTVLQDERFFPYANGTLGIRDLQANDTGRYFCLAANDQNNVTIVANLKVKDATQITQGPRSAIEKKGSRVTFTCQASFDPSLQPSITWRGDGRDLQELGDSDKYFIEDGRLVIHSLDYSDQGNYSCVASTELDVVESRAQLLVVGSPGPVPRLVLSDLHLLTQSQVRVSWSPAEDHNAPIEKYDIEFEDKEMAPEKWYSLGKVPGNQTSTTLKLSPYVHYTFRVTAINKYGPGEPSPVSETVVTPEAAPEKNPVDVKGEGNETTNMVITWKPLRWMDWNAPQVQYRVQWRPQGTRGPWQEQIVSDPFLVVSNTSTFVPYEIKVQAVNSQGKGPEPQVTIGYSGEDYPQAIPELEGIEILNSSAVLVKWRPVDLAQVKGHLRGYNVTYWREGSQRKHSKRHIHKDHVVVPANTTSVILSGLRPYSSYHLEVQAFNGRGSGPASEFTFSTPEGVPGHPEALHLECQSNTSLLLRWQPPLSHNGVLTGYVLSYHPLDEGGKGQLSFNLRDPELRTHNLTDLSPHLRYRFQLQATTKEGPGEAIVREGGTMALSGISDFGNISATAGENYSVVSWVPKEGQCNFRFHILFKALGEKGGASLSPQYVSYNQSSYTQWDLQPDTDYEIHLFKERMFRHQMAVKTNGTGRVRLPPAGFATEGWFIGFVSAIILLFLVLLILCFIKRSKGGKYSVKDKEDTQVDSEARPMKDETFGEYSDNEEKAFGSSQPSLNGDIKPLGSDDSLADYGGSVDVQFNEDGSFIGQYSGKKEKEAAGGNDSSGATSPINPAVALE
- the L1CAM gene encoding neural cell adhesion molecule L1 isoform X4, which codes for MVVALRYVWPLLLCSPCLLIQIPEELMEPPVITEQSPRRLVVFPTDDISLKCEASGKPEVQFRWTRDGVHFKPKEELGVTVYQSPHSGSFTITGNNSNFAQRFQGIYRCFASNKLGTAMSHEIRLMAEGAPKWPKETVKPVEVEEGESVVLPCNPPPSAEPLRIYWMNSKILHIKQDERVTMGQNGNLYFANVLTSDNHSDYICHAHFPGTRTIIQKEPIDLRVKATNSMIDRKPRLLFPTNSSSHLVALQGQPLVLECIAEGFPTPTIKWLRPSGPMPADRVTYQNHNKTLQLLKVGEEDDGEYRCLAENSLGSARHAYYVTVEAAPYWLHKPQSHLYGPGETARLDCQVQGRPQPEVTWRINGIPVEELAKDQKYRIQRGALILSNVQPSDTMVTQCEARNRHGLLLANAYIYVVQLPAKILTADNQTYMAVQGSTAYLLCKAFGAPVPSVQWLDEDGTTVLQDERFFPYANGTLGIRDLQANDTGRYFCLAANDQNNVTIVANLKVKDATQITQGPRSAIEKKGSRVTFTCQASFDPSLQPSITWRGDGRDLQELGDSDKYFIEDGRLVIHSLDYSDQGNYSCVASTELDVVESRAQLLVVGSPGPVPRLVLSDLHLLTQSQVRVSWSPAEDHNAPIEKYDIEFEDKEMAPEKWYSLGKVPGNQTSTTLKLSPYVHYTFRVTAINKYGPGEPSPVSETVVTPEAAPEKNPVDVKGEGNETTNMVITWKPLRWMDWNAPQVQYRVQWRPQGTRGPWQEQIVSDPFLVVSNTSTFVPYEIKVQAVNSQGKGPEPQVTIGYSGEDYPQAIPELEGIEILNSSAVLVKWRPVDLAQVKGHLRGYNVTYWREGSQRKHSKRHIHKDHVVVPANTTSVILSGLRPYSSYHLEVQAFNGRGSGPASEFTFSTPEGVPGHPEALHLECQSNTSLLLRWQPPLSHNGVLTGYVLSYHPLDEGGKGQLSFNLRDPELRTHNLTDLSPHLRYRFQLQATTKEGPGEAIVREGGTMALSGISDFGNISATAGENYSVVSWVPKEGQCNFRFHILFKALGEKGGASLSPQYVSYNQSSYTQWDLQPDTDYEIHLFKERMFRHQMAVKTNGTGRVRLPPAGFATEGWFIGFVSAIILLFLVLLILCFIKRSKGGKYSVKDKEDTQVDSEARPMKDETFGEYSDNEEKAFGSSQPSLNGDIKPLGSDDSLADYGGSVDVQFNEDGSFIGQYSGKKEKEAAGGNDSSGATSPINPAVALE
- the L1CAM gene encoding neural cell adhesion molecule L1 isoform X1 — protein: MVVALRYVWPLLLCSPCLLIQIPEEYEGHHVMEPPVITEQSPRRLVVFPTDDISLKCEASGKPEVQFRWTRDGVHFKPKEELGVTVYQSPHSGSFTITGNNSNFAQRFQGIYRCFASNKLGTAMSHEIRLMAEGAPKWPKETVKPVEVEEGESVVLPCNPPPSAEPLRIYWMNSKILHIKQDERVTMGQNGNLYFANVLTSDNHSDYICHAHFPGTRTIIQKEPIDLRVKATNSMIDRKPRLLFPTNSSSHLVALQGQPLVLECIAEGFPTPTIKWLRPSGPMPADRVTYQNHNKTLQLLKVGEEDDGEYRCLAENSLGSARHAYYVTVEAAPYWLHKPQSHLYGPGETARLDCQVQGRPQPEVTWRINGIPVEELAKDQKYRIQRGALILSNVQPSDTMVTQCEARNRHGLLLANAYIYVVQLPAKILTADNQTYMAVQGSTAYLLCKAFGAPVPSVQWLDEDGTTVLQDERFFPYANGTLGIRDLQANDTGRYFCLAANDQNNVTIVANLKVKDATQITQGPRSAIEKKGSRVTFTCQASFDPSLQPSITWRGDGRDLQELGDSDKYFIEDGRLVIHSLDYSDQGNYSCVASTELDVVESRAQLLVVGSPGPVPRLVLSDLHLLTQSQVRVSWSPAEDHNAPIEKYDIEFEDKEMAPEKWYSLGKVPGNQTSTTLKLSPYVHYTFRVTAINKYGPGEPSPVSETVVTPEAAPEKNPVDVKGEGNETTNMVITWKPLRWMDWNAPQVQYRVQWRPQGTRGPWQEQIVSDPFLVVSNTSTFVPYEIKVQAVNSQGKGPEPQVTIGYSGEDYPQAIPELEGIEILNSSAVLVKWRPVDLAQVKGHLRGYNVTYWREGSQRKHSKRHIHKDHVVVPANTTSVILSGLRPYSSYHLEVQAFNGRGSGPASEFTFSTPEGVPGHPEALHLECQSNTSLLLRWQPPLSHNGVLTGYVLSYHPLDEGGKGQLSFNLRDPELRTHNLTDLSPHLRYRFQLQATTKEGPGEAIVREGGTMALSGISDFGNISATAGENYSVVSWVPKEGQCNFRFHILFKALGEEKGGASLSPQYVSYNQSSYTQWDLQPDTDYEIHLFKERMFRHQMAVKTNGTGRVRLPPAGFATEGWFIGFVSAIILLFLVLLILCFIKRSKGGKYSVKDKEDTQVDSEARPMKDETFGEYSDNEEKAFGSSQPSLNGDIKPLGSDDSLADYGGSVDVQFNEDGSFIGQYSGKKEKEAAGGNDSSGATSPINPAVALE